In Sphingobacterium sp. R2, the genomic stretch CCTCCTCGTGGATTGTTTCTTCTGCTATGACAGAGACATTGTATAAAAACATAGACAAAAATACGCTATTTTTCTACTATAAAAAAGATTCTCAGCACAGGAAGAGTGAGAAGTTTGAATATTACATTTAATTGGTATATCTTGTAAAAATAAGGTTGCATTGAATGAAAATTGGTATTTAATTGCAATATTTGGAATATATGATAAGGATGCATTTGGGATTATGAGGATGAAATTTTGGATAGGTTTACTTTTTTCTACCATGATCATATTGGGGTGTCAACACCATAGTGTTGAGCCTATTCCAATAAATCAATTTTTTTCTAAGCCTGAAAAATCAAACTTTAAGATTTCTCCAAATGGTCGGTTTATAGCCTATATCGGTCTCGACAATCATTGCAAAAATATTTACTTGATAGATTTGATTCATCAGGATAGCTCGAAGCAGCTTACTTATCAAAATGATATTAATGTAAAATCTTTTGCATGGAACGATAACTCGAAAATTTCTTTTTTGACAGAGCAATCCGCACAGGACAGTTTACGTTTATATGCGGTAGATATCAATACAGAGAAAATTTGGCCATTGATCAAGCCGATCCGTGGTCGGTTTCGATGGATCCATACCATGACTACCGGAGGTGATAGTTTTATAGGGGGGATGAATGATCGAGATTCTTCACTTTTTGATCTTTATCGGATTTATTTAGATGGTAGACCCCGGGAGTTGATTTTGCAAAACCCAGGAAATATGAGTTCTTGGGTGGTATCTAATGATGGGCAGGTAAGAGTAGCTGTAGCCAACGATTCTGTACAACAATCGGTACTATATCGAAGCTCCGATAACGAACCATTTAAGGAGATTATTCGCTGCGATGTTGAAAGTAGTTTTACACCATTGGGTTATAAGGATAATTCGAATGCTATCATCTATGCGTTATCCAATGTCGATCGCGATAAAATGGCTTTGATAAGCTATGATTTGGTAAATCAAAAAGAATTAGGTGAACTTTTTAGCCACAAGGATGTTGACGTGAGCTCTGGGGGATATTTCACTGAACAGAATAAGCTTTTGTTTGTCAATTATAGTACCTCAAGACAGCATAGACATTTTTTTGATGAGACAACCAAACAAAAGTATAATCAGTTAGCAAAGCAGATTGATGGCTTTGAATATCAGGTATTGAGTACTGACAGTTCAGGTAATAAGATCATCATTAAAACCTATACCGATGTCAATCCTGGTGGGATTTACTTTTATGATTTTTCGACACAAAAGTTGACAAAGTTAGCGGATAACAATTCTGATTTAAAAGATAAGGAGCTCTCTCCAAATGAATATATCACTTATACTGCGAGAGACGGTATTCAGATCTCAGGTTATTTAACTTACCCTATACATTCCAATCGCAAAAACCTGCCGATGGTTGTTCTTCCTCATGATGGGCCGAACGGACGTGAAGTTTGGGGGTTCGACAATGAAGCCCAATTTTTAGCGAATAGGGGCTATTTGGTTTTTCAAATGAACTATAGGGGATCCACAGGTTTTGGTAAGAAGTTTTGGACTGCCGGATTTAAAGAATGGGGGGGAAGATTCAGGACGATATTACCGATGGGGTGAAATGGTTAATTAAGGAGGGGATTGCTGATCGCGAACGTGTTGCTATCGTAGGGAAAGGTTTTGGAGGTTATTCGGCGCTGCACGCTGCTTGTTTTAATTCTGATCTTTATAAATGTGCCGTTTCTTATTCCGGTTATACCAATCTGTTCACATACTTCAGAGATATACCGCCCTATTTTAAATCTTATGTACAGAAAATGTATCAAATTGTTGGGAATCCAATCCGGGAGGCTGAATTATTTAAAAACATATCACCGGTCTTTCATTCCGACAAAGTTAAAATACCGGTACTATTGGTACAAGGTGGAAAGGATAGGTTTAGTTCGGTCACAGATGCAAATCAATTTGTACAAAAATTAAAGAATAATAACATTCCTGTGCAATACATCCTGAAAGAGGATGAAGATAGAACTTTTAAGCGTGATGAGAATGTCTTTGGTTATTATAATGAGTTGGAGCGATTTTTGGCGAAATACCTTGTGGACTAAAGGCGGGCAATTATGAAAGCAGAGAAATATAGCTATCGAAAGAACTACGGATTATTGTTGATGTTTTTCATCGTAATCAGTGGCTTGTATATATTTGCCTTATTTCTTTCGCGTAGCTATACAGAATCGCATATCAAAAATGAATTTACGAATAGAAAATCAGAGATATTTGACCAAACCTTGGTTCCTTTCAATGATTTTTTTCAAAATAGAATTCCTGAAGTTTCTTTTTATCAAGGTTTTTTGGACTCTGTTCAGGCTGGCAAATACGCTTATAGCATATTAAGTTCTTATCCATTTGTCAGAGAGATTGGTTTTTTTGATTTACAATTCAATAATGATCATAATTTAAATTATGGCTTTATCGTTAACAACCTCAGAATTCAACCGAAAACGATTACTTTTTTTACTGTTTCCAGATCTGGGCTGCATAAAAATACCATACGAGATCGCGGTCAAATGGGTTTACATTCTGAAGAGATTAATAATATTGGGGTAAAGTTGGCGACATATATTGACAAGTTGCAACCGAATGCCAAACTTTCTGATAAAGATATCTTAAAGGTTTTTTATACCATAAGACCTGGTCAGATTACCTATCTCAATATTCCGAGGGTCAACGATCTAATTGTTTATAAGTCAATTATGGAAGGTAATTTGGATCATACCGTTGGTTACGAGCAGGATATGTTTAATTTTCAGATTGATCCAATGTATCTGGAGGTTAAAAATAGCTATTCTAATCTTTATGAGAAAGTGGAGATCGTTCCTTTGGTAGGCGCGCCTATCACACCTGAAAATGACGAGATATCAACAGAGATGCCTTTACCAGGCGCACTGGCCGACTATAAGTTACTTTTTAGATCGAGCAAGAACTTCCTTTCCAAAGAGATAAATCGTAGTTTTTGGCCCGTCTTGGGCGGGGTATCGTTGATTTATATCATTTTAATTGCTATACTATATTTAATTTATAGAAATTTAGAAATTAACGGAAGACTTTTTAAATTGCAGTACGATTTCATCAATAATCTGACCCACGAGTTTAAGACGCCAGTGAGTGTGATTAAGATTGCTGGAAATAACATCAAGAGTGCGCAGGTACTCTCTGATGAAGAACGTAAAATGTATGGAAATATACTGGATCAGGAGGCAGATCGTTTAAATAACTTGATGAATAAGCTATTATCGTTTAGCCAGATCGAAAATAAAACGATAAAATTAAATAAAGAAGAAGTTGACTTGAAGATGTTTACGGAAAATCTAGTAGCTTCGTCAAGAATAAAATATTCAGATTTCAAGATTAGCACAAAAATTGATGTAAGGACATCAATGCTTGCCGACCCGGTGTTGTTAAGCAGTGTGTTTCAAAATATGATTGATAATGCCTATAAATATTCTAAGGCGGGGCACAAAATACTAGATATTGCGATACAACAAAATAAGAAGAATTTTGTTATCACTTTTAAGGATGAAGGAATAGGAATAGAGAAGGCGGAGTTTAACAACATCTTCAAAAAGTTTTATAGAATAAAAAGTCAATATAATCAGCAAGGAAGTATTGGTTTGGGATTGGCTTTCTGTAAAGAGATCACTGAATTTATAGGCGGTGACATTACAGTAAAAAGCCAATTGGGACAGGGAACCACCTTCACCTTGGTATTTCCAGTTTAAAAAATAAATTTAAATATGAAATATCCATGTTTAGAAAGTATGAAAACTTATCGTTATAAACTGGATATTCCGTAAGACATTTAAAAGACAAATTATTTACTTATGAATAAAGACATCACTGTTGCTGTTATTGAAGATGATGAGAACTTACGGTTCTTGGTAAAACATCGATTGGAATCCGAAGGCTATCAGGTCATTCAAAGCGGAAATGGGAATGAAGCGGAAAGTTTGATTTTAGAAAAAAGGCCCGATGTTGTTTTACTGGACTGGATGCTTCCAGGAAAAGAAGGCAACGAGATCTGTGAAGATGTGCGCAAAGCGGGGTTTGAGAATATCATTATCATGATGACAGCTAAATCTCAAGATGTGGACAAAATTGAAGCTTACAGTTTTGGAGTGACTGATTACATCAGTAAGCCTTTCAATATGGATGTGCTTATCGCGATGATCGATAACAAGGTCAAATTTTTCTTACCCAAAAACAGTCCCGAAGTGTACAAGTTTGGTCAGACGGAGCATCATCCAAATATTCATTCCTTGATACGTGACGGTAGGAAAGTTGAGTTGACTATTTTGGAAAATCGCATTTTACTTCATTTTCTACAGAATTTAGGGCGAGAGATTACACGTGAAGAATTAATGGAGGTTGTATGGGGGTATAGCTCAAATGTCAACACGCGTACATTGGATATGCATGTGGTTCGTTTACGAAAGAAGATCGAGACAAATCCGGACAAGCCACATTATCTACAGACCGTGCGTGGACTTGGCTATAAATTTGTTGATGAAGAAGAGATTTGATTATAATTAGCGGGTAAGAGTTTGTTTTGTTAAAAACAATTATTATCTTCGTATAGATTCGAAACAAGACCATGTTTCCCGAAGAGGGAAATATGGTCTTGTTTCTTTTTCAAAAAGTATAAAATAAGAAAAAAATAAAATTATGGCAGAAGTAACTTATTTTACGGAAGAAGGATTGCGTAAGCTTAAAGAGGAATTGGCTTATCTGAAGACGGAAGGAAGATCAAAAATTGCCAATGCTATTGCAGAGGCAAGAGACAAGGGAGATTTGTCTGAAAATGCAGAGTATGATGCGGCTAAAGAGGCCCAGGGGCTTCATGAGGCTAAAATTGCCAATTTGGAGAACACATTGGCTACGGCACGTTTAATTGATGAGTCCAAATTGGATACATCTAAAGTTTTGGCCCTATCGATTGTTAAAATAAAGAACAAAAAGAATGGTGCTGAGATGACGTATCAATTGGTCGCAGAGTCAGAGGCAGATCTGAAGTCGGGTAAGATTTCTGTTAAATCTCCTATTGCCCAAGGTTTGTTGGGTAAATCTAAAGGCGATACAGCTGTTATAGAAGTACCAGCGGGTAAAATTGAATTCGAAATCGTAGATATTTCAAGGTAATATATGTCGGTTATGTGCGGTATGCCATAACCGCACATCTACAAATTAACTTTATATTAAGAAGGTCGTGATGTAGCAATCGCGACCTTTTTTGTTTATATTTGTTGAACAGTGGAATTACAGGGTGTGAAAAAGCGGTAATAAGATTTTTTAATCGCCGACATACCAGGGGCTTAGTAGAGTTAAGTCTGTTGTTTGCTGATTGTATTTTAAAAAGATTTATTCCAAGATTAGAATAATATGTCGACAATTTTTTCAAAAATCGTTTCTGGGGAGATCCCAGCTTACAAAGTTGCTGAGAGTAATGATTTTCTAGCTTTTTTGGATATCAGCCCATTAGCTAAAGGGCATGTATTAGTGATACCCAAGAAAGAGACAGATTACATTTTCGATATCGAAGATGACGAATACATGGCGCTTTGGGTCTTTGCTAAGATTGTTGCTCAAGGTATTAAAAAAGTAATTCCATGTGTAAAAGTCGGTGTAGCTGTCGTGGGCTTAGAGGTAGCTCATGCACATATACATTTGGTGCCTATCAATAAAATTAGTGATTTAAACTTTGCTGGACCTAAATTGAGCTTAACTGAGGATGAACTCCATCAGATTGCGACCACTATCCGCGAGTCTATCGTGAGTATAACTGCTCAAAATCAATAATTGGAAAGATTATATTACACTTGATTTACGTTGGTTTTTTAGAAGAATGCTATATTTGTACTTTGTTTTTTCAAAATTGTGCAGAAATAAGCGTAGGATTTGTTCTAAATTATGAACGCAACATTGATTTTTACTAAAGGTTATGCATGAACTTTTGTTGTCATTTCAACAATTATTGAACCCAGAGGAACTGTTGAGTTCAGGAGGGTTTTATTTAGTTATCCTCATTGTATTTGCTGAGACTGGTCTATTTTTCGGATTTTTTCTACCTGGTGATTATTTACTATTTCTTGCTGGATTATTCTGTGCCCTGAATAAAATTGACGTAAATATATTCACGCTTTGTTTGGGATTGTTTACCGCTGGGGTATTAGGTAATTTTACAGGATATTGGTTTGGCTATCGGGCGGGGCCGATGTTATTTAAGCGAAAAGATAGTTTCATCTTTAAGCGAAAATATGTAGTCATGGCTGAGGAATTTTACCACAAATATGGTGGAACCGCTTTAATTATAGGAAGATTTGTTCCAATAGTTCGTACTTTTGCGCCTATCTTTGCCGGGGTCGTAAAATTAGATTTTAAGAAATTTGTTCTATATAATGTTTCGGGGGCTGCCATCTGGGTGGTAGTTTTGACGCTTTCAGGTTATTTCCTAGGTATCGAATTCCCGGGTATTATACATTACGTAGAATATGTTATAGTTGGTATGATTGTCATTGCATTTTTGCCAATTGCCATAACGTTATTGAAAAAACGTATTAAAGATAAAAGAAACAAACAAAATATACAGTAAATAAAAAATGAGTAAACAAAATCCTTGGCACATGGTTTCTCCAGGTGAGAATGTGCCAAATGCCGTAAATGCTATCATTGAGATTACAAACGGATCCAAAGGAAAGTATGAATTAGACAAAGAAACTGGTTTGTTGCTTTTGGACAGAGTGATGAGTTCTTCTGTCGTTTATCCTGCCAATTATGGTTTTATTCCACAAACTTATTGCGATGACAAAGATCCGTTGGATATTTTGGTCATCTGTTCAGTGGATATTTTACCATTGACATTAGTTGAGGCACAGGTTATTGGCGTAATGAATATGGTCGATGGTGGCGAGCAAGATGATAAAATTATTGCGGTAGCTAAAAATGATCCTATTTTTAATTACATTAAAGATATTGATCAATTGCCTCCGCATACAATGAAAGAAATTGTACAATTTTTTGAGAGTTATAAAGCACTTGAAAAGAAGCATGTTGTTGTTGAGGGAGTGAAGGGACGTGATGAAGCGCAAAGAATCTTGATTGAGGCTATCGAATTGTACAAAACAGAATTTGTTAATAAATAACCCCCAGCATGGCGCTCGATTTATTTTGGACATTGTTTTTAGTACTTGCAAACGGCTTTTTTGTTGCCGCAGAATTTGCTATAGTCAAGGTCCGAGTCTCCCAAATTGAAGTTCAGGCGAAAACAGGTAGCAAAGTTGCCACCATAGCCAAGAGTATAACAGAACATTTGGATGGTTATTTGGCCGCTACACAATTGGGTATTACACTCTCGTCATTAGCTTTGGGCTGGGTTGGCGAGGCTGTAATGACCCAAATTGTGCAGGGTGCATTGGGTTTTTTCGGTGTTGAATTGACTGGCTCGATTGCTACCAATGCAGGACATGTATTGGCTTTTTCGATTATTACTGTATTACACATTGTATTTGGAGAGCTTGCTCCTAAATCGATAGCGATTCAAAAACCTGTTGCAACAACGATGAAAATTGCGGTTCCACTGCAATTTTTCTACTTTATCTTTCGACCAATTATTTGGGTTTTAAATGGGTTTGCTAATTTCCTGTTAAAGATTTTGGGATTTGAGGTTACCAAAGGAGAATCCGCCCACTCGTCGGAAGAATTACAGTATCTTTTAGATAAAGGTAAAGAGTCTGGTGCTTTGGATATTTCTGAGCACGAATTGATTAAAAACGTATTCGATTTTAACGAACGTATCGTTAAGAATATTATGGTACCGCGTACGCGGATTGTGGCGGTGGAAGTAACTGCTGATGCTTCTGAACTGATCGAAACGATGACTGAAGAGGGGTATTCCCGTCTTCCAATCTATGATGATAATATTGACCAAATCGTGGGTATTGTTCATACAAAAGATATTCTACCGCTTTTAGCGAAAGGAAAAGAAGTTGTCATGAAAAATATTATGCGTAAACCCTATTTTATTCCTGAAACGAAGAAGATCAATGACTTGATGGCAGAATTTCAGCTGAAGCGGATTCAGTTGGCGATCGTATTGGATGAATTTGGTGGAACCGCTGGTATGGTTACATTGGAAGATATCGTAGAGGAGTTGGTGGGTGAAATCCAGGATGAGTACGATGAAGAAACACCAGTTGTGGAGCGTATTTCCGAAACAGAGTATATGGTGGATGCCGGAGCCAGTATTCACGATGTGAATGAGTTTCTTCCGATAGAGTTACCTGAGAGTCAGGATTACGATACGATGTCTGGTCTTGTGAGCGAAATCTTCGATAAGATACCGGAAGTCGGTGAGCGGAAAGAAGAGTATGGGTACATATTCACCATCATTCGAAAAGCGCAGCAGAATATCGAATTTGTCAAATTGGAATTGGTCGAGTCTGCTGAGGATGATACCGAAGAATAAATAGTAGCGAGTAGCACATGCAATTATTTTTTACACCGGATTTAAATCCTTCATCAGAAAATTTTATCCTGAGTGAGGAAGAAAGTAAACACGCTATTCGTGTGCTTCGTATGGATGCCGGAGATCGTTTACATCTTATAGATGGTCGCGGAGGTTTGTACGAAGCTCAAATTATTGACCCACATCCTAAACGCACAGTTCTTACTATTTTAAGTGTGGAGGAGCACTTTCAACAGCCTCGCTACCATCTGCATATTGCAGTAGGGCCAACCAAGAATATTGATCGTATCGAATGGTTTTTAGAGAAGGCAACGGAGGTGGGTATTCAGGAAATCACACCCCTTATTTGCGAGCATTCTGAGCGAAAAGAGGTTAAATTAGATCGCTTAAACAAGGTTGTTGTTGCAGCGATGAAGCAATCTTTGAAGGCTTATCTTCCTAAACTTAATGCTGCTGTATCGTTTAAAGAGTTTTTGAAAAATAGTCCAAATGATGGTGTACAAAAAGCAATTGCACATTGTGTGGATACTGAAAAGAAGTATTTAAACCAGATTTTTGAGCCTGCCAAACACTATATTATCCTTATTGGTCCGGAAGGAGATTTTTCTGAAGGAGAAATTGAGTTGGCAATACAAATGGGTTTTCATCCCATATCCCTGGGAGAGGCGCGTTTAAGGACTGAAACCGCTGCTTTAGCGGCTTGTATGGAAATTTCCCTGTTGAATAGGTCGTAGGGGAATAAAAGACGAGCCTAGCCCTATAAATGGGCTGTGACAGATCAGCAAAGCCGATTTAATGTTTATTAATAAACGTCAGTTTATTTTATCGGTTCAGCATCTACAATCTGAATTTCCGCATTTCCCTTCAGCGGATCCTTCGTAAAGATCATTTTCCCTTTTAATTTAATCGGATCTTCAGAGAATTTTATAGCATTGCCCTTTAATGTTACTTCGACCATAGGAGGGATTCCATTAGAGCCACAGAATTGACACTGCATAACCGGCAATACAGACATCATAAAATTTTTATGATTACGGCCACTATGAAGCGGAACCATATAGCCGGGCAGTTCTACTATTTTATTTTCAAGGGCTTTAAGTTCTTTCGGATAGAAAGGAGTATACACTTTCTTTGCGCCATTGTACGTGACTTTGTAAGCCATTTTATCAATCGCTTCCCACGTTTTGTTCATCATGGGCGTATGGTCGGGAACATCCGGATTACTGCCAATCTGTGCCTGTAACTTTATGATGCCGAAGAATATGAAGAAGAGTGCAGTGATAAATTTTTTCATCTGTTTAATTTTTTCTTGTTGCGATGAAGCTATTCGATGTGTGTCGTTTGATGAATAAATCGACTAGCTTCATCGCGGTTAATATTACCTATATCGTATTCCGTTTTTTTAGTGCAATGCTGGGATTTACCAGCCATATACCCCTATTTTTACCATTAGTTCAATTGTCATTTATGTTATTTGTTGGACAAAGTACCGGCTATACTTGTCCGATAAGCTTTCACAGCAGGAATTAACGCTGCTAGCACACCAATTAGACAAGCGACACACAAAAATACCAATTCTTTTGGATGTAGCCTAAAAGCTTCGATAAAGTCGGCACTCTGGCTTGTTTGGTTGCTGATATAGTATAAGGCCAAATGTGCCAATAAAAGTCCCACCAATCCACCAATGATTGTTATTGTCAGACCTTCCAATAAAACAATGTTGAATAATTTTCCTTTAGAGGCTCCGAGTGTACGCATAATGGCTAGATCATATTTACGTTGTTTCAACGCATTGTAGAGATTAATAAATACACTCAGGCCCGCAATGAGCATGATCACATACGCAAGAATAGCTAAAGAATCCATTCCTACTCCTAAGAGTG encodes the following:
- a CDS encoding sensor histidine kinase KdpD, yielding MKAEKYSYRKNYGLLLMFFIVISGLYIFALFLSRSYTESHIKNEFTNRKSEIFDQTLVPFNDFFQNRIPEVSFYQGFLDSVQAGKYAYSILSSYPFVREIGFFDLQFNNDHNLNYGFIVNNLRIQPKTITFFTVSRSGLHKNTIRDRGQMGLHSEEINNIGVKLATYIDKLQPNAKLSDKDILKVFYTIRPGQITYLNIPRVNDLIVYKSIMEGNLDHTVGYEQDMFNFQIDPMYLEVKNSYSNLYEKVEIVPLVGAPITPENDEISTEMPLPGALADYKLLFRSSKNFLSKEINRSFWPVLGGVSLIYIILIAILYLIYRNLEINGRLFKLQYDFINNLTHEFKTPVSVIKIAGNNIKSAQVLSDEERKMYGNILDQEADRLNNLMNKLLSFSQIENKTIKLNKEEVDLKMFTENLVASSRIKYSDFKISTKIDVRTSMLADPVLLSSVFQNMIDNAYKYSKAGHKILDIAIQQNKKNFVITFKDEGIGIEKAEFNNIFKKFYRIKSQYNQQGSIGLGLAFCKEITEFIGGDITVKSQLGQGTTFTLVFPV
- a CDS encoding response regulator transcription factor; translation: MNKDITVAVIEDDENLRFLVKHRLESEGYQVIQSGNGNEAESLILEKRPDVVLLDWMLPGKEGNEICEDVRKAGFENIIIMMTAKSQDVDKIEAYSFGVTDYISKPFNMDVLIAMIDNKVKFFLPKNSPEVYKFGQTEHHPNIHSLIRDGRKVELTILENRILLHFLQNLGREITREELMEVVWGYSSNVNTRTLDMHVVRLRKKIETNPDKPHYLQTVRGLGYKFVDEEEI
- the greA gene encoding transcription elongation factor GreA, which translates into the protein MAEVTYFTEEGLRKLKEELAYLKTEGRSKIANAIAEARDKGDLSENAEYDAAKEAQGLHEAKIANLENTLATARLIDESKLDTSKVLALSIVKIKNKKNGAEMTYQLVAESEADLKSGKISVKSPIAQGLLGKSKGDTAVIEVPAGKIEFEIVDISR
- a CDS encoding HIT family protein, whose translation is MSTIFSKIVSGEIPAYKVAESNDFLAFLDISPLAKGHVLVIPKKETDYIFDIEDDEYMALWVFAKIVAQGIKKVIPCVKVGVAVVGLEVAHAHIHLVPINKISDLNFAGPKLSLTEDELHQIATTIRESIVSITAQNQ
- a CDS encoding VTT domain-containing protein translates to MHELLLSFQQLLNPEELLSSGGFYLVILIVFAETGLFFGFFLPGDYLLFLAGLFCALNKIDVNIFTLCLGLFTAGVLGNFTGYWFGYRAGPMLFKRKDSFIFKRKYVVMAEEFYHKYGGTALIIGRFVPIVRTFAPIFAGVVKLDFKKFVLYNVSGAAIWVVVLTLSGYFLGIEFPGIIHYVEYVIVGMIVIAFLPIAITLLKKRIKDKRNKQNIQ
- a CDS encoding inorganic diphosphatase translates to MSKQNPWHMVSPGENVPNAVNAIIEITNGSKGKYELDKETGLLLLDRVMSSSVVYPANYGFIPQTYCDDKDPLDILVICSVDILPLTLVEAQVIGVMNMVDGGEQDDKIIAVAKNDPIFNYIKDIDQLPPHTMKEIVQFFESYKALEKKHVVVEGVKGRDEAQRILIEAIELYKTEFVNK
- a CDS encoding hemolysin family protein; translated protein: MALDLFWTLFLVLANGFFVAAEFAIVKVRVSQIEVQAKTGSKVATIAKSITEHLDGYLAATQLGITLSSLALGWVGEAVMTQIVQGALGFFGVELTGSIATNAGHVLAFSIITVLHIVFGELAPKSIAIQKPVATTMKIAVPLQFFYFIFRPIIWVLNGFANFLLKILGFEVTKGESAHSSEELQYLLDKGKESGALDISEHELIKNVFDFNERIVKNIMVPRTRIVAVEVTADASELIETMTEEGYSRLPIYDDNIDQIVGIVHTKDILPLLAKGKEVVMKNIMRKPYFIPETKKINDLMAEFQLKRIQLAIVLDEFGGTAGMVTLEDIVEELVGEIQDEYDEETPVVERISETEYMVDAGASIHDVNEFLPIELPESQDYDTMSGLVSEIFDKIPEVGERKEEYGYIFTIIRKAQQNIEFVKLELVESAEDDTEE
- a CDS encoding 16S rRNA (uracil(1498)-N(3))-methyltransferase → MQLFFTPDLNPSSENFILSEEESKHAIRVLRMDAGDRLHLIDGRGGLYEAQIIDPHPKRTVLTILSVEEHFQQPRYHLHIAVGPTKNIDRIEWFLEKATEVGIQEITPLICEHSERKEVKLDRLNKVVVAAMKQSLKAYLPKLNAAVSFKEFLKNSPNDGVQKAIAHCVDTEKKYLNQIFEPAKHYIILIGPEGDFSEGEIELAIQMGFHPISLGEARLRTETAALAACMEISLLNRS